In Candidatus Epulonipiscium viviparus, one DNA window encodes the following:
- a CDS encoding S-layer homology domain-containing protein — protein TTPTTTPTATPTTTPTTTPTTTPSTTPTTTPTTTPSTTPTTTPTTTPSTTPTTTPTTTPSTTPTTTPTATPTTTPTTTPTTTPLQLPTTTQLQLRQLPRQQHHYNSDNYPDNNTIYNSDNYPDNNTIYNSDNYPDNNTIYNSDNYPDNNTIYNSDNYPDNTPLQLRQQPRQQHHLQLRQLPRQQHHLQLRQQHQPNPTTTPLQLRQLHQLLYNYNTTTTPTTTPTTTPDNYTTTTPTTTPTTTPSTTPTTTPTTTPSTTPTTTPTTTPSTTPTTTPTTTPSTTPTTTPTTTPSTTPTTTPTTTPSTTPTTTPTATPTTTPTTPGSGNPYFSITENGGTIATTNPSTVTVPITGNITITGSGIITFTGAAPTVNGNSMTIPQGTTITFDGVDNDSPETIAIEDGDIVIAASPTATNPVPSGYVYPTNITGITALTTTTQKVTTGSGQTEEIVSTTALPGATPIAPPTETEKGSVTPPTNSGDLPEGSAIYVTLPADAQNGTIVATNGTKEDIPDIHITGNSTAVLYVSNAPNGEGTDITLGASENPFPDVIASSPYYDDIMNVYNDGIMVGEKQADGSVLFEPTANLTRAQVAEIIWVMTSQPKDIGPQTINNIDEVYSDVPVPYWFDAPIAWVTDAGINFGYVGDGVFDPNESILQYQLSAVLYSYVQYLAKEGVEEKLAGYTQVVPPSAAAANVPPVSSDPAAAGVVQAMSDYEWAVENGLLGGTLVPASAGAEVTREQMAAIITLFQDKANTLVPAIQ, from the coding sequence CTACAACTCCGACAACAACTCCAACTGCAACTCCGACTACAACTCCGACTACAACCCCGACAACAACACCATCTACAACTCCGACAACTACCCCGACAACAACACCATCTACAACTCCGACAACTACCCCGACAACAACACCATCTACAACTCCGACAACTACCCCGACAACAACACCATCTACAACTCCGACAACAACTCCAACTGCAACTCCGACTACAACACCGACAACTACCCCGACAACAACACCACTACAACTCCCGACAACAACCCAACTACAACTCCGACAACTACCCCGACAACAACACCACTACAACTCCGACAACTACCCCGACAACAACACCATCTACAACTCCGACAACTACCCCGACAACAACACCATCTACAACTCCGACAACTACCCCGACAACAACACCATCTACAACTCCGACAACTACCCCGACAACAACACCATCTACAACTCCGACAACTACCCCGACAACACACCACTACAACTCCGACAACAACCCCGACAACAACACCATCTACAACTCCGACAACTACCCCGACAACAACACCATCTACAACTCCGACAACAACACCAACCAAATCCGACAACTACACCACTACAACTCCGACAACTACACCAACTACTCTACAACTACAACACGACAACTACACCAACTACAACTCCGACAACTACACCCGACAACTACACCACTACAACTCCGACAACTACCCCGACAACAACACCATCTACAACTCCGACAACTACCCCGACAACAACACCATCTACAACTCCGACAACTACCCCGACAACAACACCATCTACAACTCCGACAACTACCCCGACAACAACACCATCTACAACTCCGACAACTACCCCGACAACAACACCATCTACAACTCCGACAACTACCCCGACAACAACACCATCTACAACTCCGACAACAACTCCAACTGCAACTCCGACTACAACTCCGACAACACCAGGAAGCGGAAACCCGTATTTCTCAATTACAGAAAACGGTGGAACGATAGCGACTACTAACCCTAGCACTGTGACAGTTCCAATAACTGGAAATATTACTATTACTGGAAGCGGAATAATTACTTTTACTGGGGCGGCTCCAACGGTGAACGGAAACTCGATGACAATACCTCAGGGCACCACGATTACTTTTGATGGGGTGGATAACGATTCTCCGGAAACTATCGCAATTGAGGATGGGGACATTGTTATCGCAGCGTCGCCGACTGCAACTAATCCTGTGCCATCTGGATATGTGTATCCAACGAATATTACAGGAATTACTGCGTTGACGACAACTACTCAAAAAGTAACGACCGGTAGCGGACAGACAGAAGAGATAGTTTCAACAACGGCTTTACCAGGGGCAACTCCGATAGCGCCACCAACGGAGACAGAAAAGGGCTCGGTGACGCCACCAACCAATTCGGGAGATCTACCGGAGGGCTCTGCAATCTATGTGACATTGCCAGCGGATGCGCAAAACGGAACGATTGTCGCGACCAATGGAACGAAGGAAGATATACCAGATATTCACATAACAGGCAATTCGACCGCGGTGCTGTATGTTTCGAATGCACCAAATGGAGAGGGGACAGATATCACGTTGGGAGCTAGCGAAAATCCGTTTCCAGATGTAATAGCAAGTTCGCCGTATTATGATGATATAATGAATGTGTATAACGATGGAATTATGGTTGGAGAAAAGCAGGCAGATGGGTCTGTGTTATTTGAGCCGACAGCAAATCTAACTAGAGCGCAAGTTGCGGAAATAATTTGGGTGATGACTAGCCAGCCGAAAGATATAGGGCCGCAAACAATAAATAACATTGACGAGGTGTATTCTGATGTACCAGTGCCGTATTGGTTTGACGCACCGATAGCATGGGTAACAGATGCGGGAATCAACTTTGGCTATGTAGGCGACGGAGTGTTTGATCCGAATGAGTCGATTTTGCAATATCAATTGTCTGCGGTATTATATAGCTATGTACAGTATCTGGCGAAAGAAGGCGTTGAAGAAAAATTGGCAGGATATACGCAAGTAGTGCCTCCTTCAGCGGCAGCAGCAAATGTGCCACCAGTGAGTAGCGACCCGGCAGCAGCAGGAGTGGTTCAGGCTATGTCTGATTATGAGTGGGCAGTAGAGAATGGGCTTTTGGGAGGAACTTTGGTACCAGCGAGTGCGGGTGCGGAGGTGACAAGAGAGCAGATGGCCGCTATTATCACATTGTTCCAAGATAAGGCAAATACTTTGGTGCCAGCTATACAATAA